One genomic window of Dunckerocampus dactyliophorus isolate RoL2022-P2 chromosome 7, RoL_Ddac_1.1, whole genome shotgun sequence includes the following:
- the LOC129185304 gene encoding uncharacterized protein LOC129185304 has translation MSKRAGKRTSSKATHHTRPADTHKAANPRRESAVRSAAGRPSTRRRRDQQQTSRRTPPSHWKPDHPPPPELTAHHSRTGAPPMTSLQTDPGDNSPVTHKDRRQQTPKRPAEYHTPSRRTLPTPRQSFRPTAPTSKTKPHPIREPGPPVATMVQQPQPTMAACRPPVAWAAPPRDCQIPPEHAEVSTAQVSPREKPQAAPPNGHLREEQANQTKTPHKPGHPGKTIAP, from the coding sequence atgagcaagcgggcgggCAAACGGACGAGCAGCAAGGCAACCCACCACACCAGGCCAGCCGACACCCACAAGGCAGCAAATCCCCGGAGAGAGAGTGCCGTGCGCTCAGCCGCAGGCAGGCCGAGCACCAgaagaaggcgagaccagcagcagaccagccgccgGACCCCCCCCAGCCACTGGAAGCCAGaccaccccccgcccccagaACTGACGGCGCACCACTCACGCACTGGAGCACCACCCATGACAAGTCTGCAGACAGACCCGGGGGACAACAGCCCAGTAACACACAAAGACCGGCGGcaacaaacgcccaagcgcccggcagagtaCCACACCCCCAGCAGACGCACACTCCCCACCCCCCGCCAGTCATTCAGGCCCACGGCCCCCACGAGCAAGACCAAGCCCCACCCCATTAGAGAGCCCGGCCCCCCTGTAGCCACCATGGTGCAGCAACCCCAACCTACCATGGCGGCATGCAGGCCACCAGTAGCATGGGCAGCGCCCCCCAGAGACTGCCAAATCCCCCCCGAGCACGCAGAAGTGTCCACGGCCCAGGTCAGTCCAAGGGAAAAACCACAAGCCGCCCCCCCAAATGGCCACCTCAGGGAAgagcaggcgaaccagacaaaaacgccccacaagccaggccaccccgggaaAACCATCGCACCGTGA